The following DNA comes from Papaver somniferum cultivar HN1 chromosome 4, ASM357369v1, whole genome shotgun sequence.
AAGATCATTCCTAGTAGTGCACCAGTTCCCATTGTCATCTTTTAGCGCTGCAATGTTCTTTCTTGAACGTCTTCTATTAGCGTTCGCATGATGATATTTAGTGTTTCTATCCATTTCAAGAAAATATTCATCTCTATCCTTTTGTCCCCAAAACTCGCTTTGAATTTGATGCCAATGCTCTATCTGATTTTCTACTTCTTGAACTTGAAAATTGGTATTCTAGTTTAGATTACTTGCTTGAACTGCCTCCAGTTATTGGTGCAGTAAGGCAATGTTGTTATGGATGTTCCCAAACTTCTCTCGATTCCATTTTGAAACATACTTTCTTGTAGTAATGAGTTTTTTAGAAAATTTGAAAGCATGAGACCCATTAACTGGTTATCCCCAAGCAGCAACAACTTCATTCTTTAGAGTGTTATCCTTCTCATAACATTAGAAATACTTCCAATTTCTTTTATTATCACCATTAGAAGATGAAGAATCCAACATGATTGGACAGTGATCTGACCCTAACCGTGGAAGATGAATAAACTTTGCATCTGGATAATGAATGATAGATTCCCCATTAATTAAGGCTATGTCAATCCTCGATCTCCTGACTCCCGTACCATGAACATTGCTTGACCAAGTAAAGGATCTACCTGTGTATCCAAGATCCTCTAAACCCGCCTCATATATTAAGTTGAAATAAGACGAGTCTCGTGAAGAAGTAATAACTGTAGAAGAATTATTTGAGCTCCTCATGAGAGTATTAGAAGTATGTATTCTGTCTTCATCTTTGAAAACTAGATTTAAATCCCCAATGATTACCCACGGTTGCTGGACAGTTTCACTTAAACTCTTGATATAATTCCATTGTATCTCCTTGTTGTTTGTGTACGAAGAACCATACATGCACGTAAGTAAGAATTCCGGCTTCGATGGATCACTCTGCACTTGACAATTGATAATCCAGGACTATGCGTTTACAATTTTAAAATGGaagccatctttccaaagaagtaTTATGCCTCAAGCACGACCAATAGAAGATATGAGTTTATTGTTAGGATACCTAAAAGGTTTAATAAGTTTCCTCATTTTATCATCAGCTAATTTGGTTTCTGATATAGAAATAATATCAGGGTCATAACAATAGATTAAATCTATAAGATGGTCTCTGATAGTTTTACCAATTGAAGCCTTGGCAGTTCCAGGCTAAAACTCTCATGGTTATTTCTAAAAAGGAATCACTATGCAAGACTAAACAATTATCAATAGTATGAAAAGAACAAGGAAATATACCAATTGAATGCTTAGAAGTAATAAAATAGAAATGAAAACGATAAGTAGTTACCTCAGTTGGAAGGCTCCTttgatttttcatggattcaatCTTTGTGTCAGCAACAAAAATTTCTCGAGTGTCCATTTCAACTTCATCAATTTGTTCAGCATAAGTATTTTGGGTCGCATCATCATTACTAGTCCCTCCATGGTTAGCAAGAATAGGACCTTCAATGGAAGGGTTGGAACCATTATCTTGTATAACTTGGTTTCTAGATCTCTTAGTAATTCTTTGATCCTCTGCCTCTTCCAAAGACTCAGCGTCATTCTCGACATGAATGAACCCATCTTCATTTTCCACAGTACCAACATTGCTAGCAATAACTAGTTTGCTTTTTGCCATGCAGTGTTCTTCATATTCATCTTGGGTCATAGCTCTCTCACGCAACAACTCAGCAACAACCTCACAGGAATCAACATCATGGTCAATAGTATAACATTCACCACAGAGGTTGTATGGTTGTTTAACCCAGTGATAACGAATCCAAACAGGTTCTCCAGCGTTAGAATTCCACTATTCTCCTCTTTTAAGTGGTTTTTTCAGATCTATTTCCACACGTGCAGTGATCATATTTCCTGAGCAAGGTCAACCGTTTTTTGGCTCTGTAGATATTTTTTGTCCCGGATCTTCAATTGCTTCATAATAACTGCTTCATGATGATGTTCTAGTAGTAAACCCTTAAACTGGACATTCCAATCTTGCTTTATGAAATCATAATCTTTATATGCTATTGTTGTGGTATACTCCTGCAGTGCCAGAAGATCTTTCAGGACTATCCATGGGGATTTCTTCATCACATCTTTCATATCTTTTCGGGTAGCAAACTTGAAAATAAACAAGTATTTTCCCACAAACTTTGTCTCCATTTTCATGTAGCTTCTCCATAATACATTCAGCTCATCCTTAATAACAGAGGTTTCAATATCTGTCCCCTTTGTTATTAACTAGCCAATCAAACTGAATGACCAACCACCTGCAGCTTCATTAAGATTTTTAGTAGAACCAATAGCTCCTCGTGTGATCTTAGTATCCTTCATCTACTCAGTGATGTTGGTAACGCCGTTGTTATTTGCCATCTCCAtccaaaaacacaagaaaaaaaactttttaaggTCTGGAGGTTTTTTGGTTTCTGTAATGTGTTTTGGTTTATGCTTTCCTATATAATGAGAATAAAATAAGAAAGGATATACACGAATATTTTGTTTACTAACAACTGGCAAAGAATAATTCAAAGAAAGGAAATGATCTAATTTGTTATATATCAGTTGCATGTATTCCACAATATTCTGGATATTCCTAAAATCATGGAGACTAATGAGAGGAAAATGgttttttgaaattgaaaatgaaTCGGGTATTGACTCAGGTACATGTATTGATGATTTATGGATCCACAAACTTGATTTGGGAGGTAATGATGATGCTCATACTGAAAAATACTTGATGATGAAACTTTGTTTTGCTGCAAAAATGCATGATGAAGTTGTATTGATGTAGGCGATACAACCATATCTGACAAAATTGTCAAGAGAAACATATAAGACACAAAGATCCAAAACTGGTTGGAATCCATAATAAAATCAAGGGGATCCTGCAAAAAACATTAGAACTTCATAAGTGATTAATAGTAAAACAAGAACAATTGAAAACAGGATAATAGAAACATCTGATTTTGAAAAAGATATAAAAGATTATGTTATTATAACAAATATGAGGATTAAACCAAAGGATTATGCAAGGTGctaaaaataaagatcagaaataGAGAAGAACATGTTAGATCATGATAACTAAATGAACATAAATCATAAAAATTAATCGTAAGTTCAGAAAAgattgaaagaaaagaaagacaaacgaaactgagttaactcagtttcCCCCGATTTGCAGAGCTTTTTTTACTTGAAATTTGGGGACACAATTTTAAAAATTTTGTACACcatttattttaataaaatctAAACGATAACGGATTTAAAGTTAATAATTAGGAGATATGTTCATCTTGCAAAGATCCACCTTCTACTAAAAATTAGTATATTCCATAATTATTACTTTGAAAATCAACCCTTGAAAACCAACGGATATTCGactgttgaaattaaaattggaagaTGTAGAGGTTTAATATTTCAAAATGCATTTACTTTTGGTAGGTATGTGGAGCTTTGTAAAAAGAACATATCCCCAAAACATTAACTTCATACTCGTTGCcggttttataaaaaaataacGTCCAACGTGTGAAAATAAAAATGTGTGGATCCTTttagaaatgaaatgaaaaatgagaGAAAAAAAGATAACCAGGAGACATGAACTTCATGCTAAAATACAACAACCAAAACAATCAGTTGCAATCCATGATAGCCCCCAACTTATGACTAGTCTAAATCTCTAAATGTATAACTATCGAGCCAATTTTTAAGAGACCCCCACTGGTAAATCCTTTGCTTGACTTCCATGATGATCATTTTTTCTGCCTATATTTTATATATTGCGCTGCTACTCTCGTGTTCCTCTCTTTCCAAAGAGCATCAATTTATTGCGAGTGACCATACTCTATTTGCCATCTTCTTCCCATAATATGAATGCTGGTATGTAAATTTTTACTGAACCCCTTTTTTTTTAGGAatattttcattaatgaaaattcAAGGTTATATTGGGTTTAAAATCAAagttaaaaaaatataaatagacATGCCGTACACTAAGAGATACGATAAGAGAAAGAAAAGGATTACCGGTGTAGAAAAAATACAAGCATGAATGTAAAACCAACCAAGTCGGAAGAAGAATGGTTTTTTTCGGAAGTGTATTCCAaccattttgtttgttttcttcttcgtaAAGATGTGCTCCAAAAGTTTGAGTTATTTGCTCAAATTTCTTAAAACTTATGATAGAGATTTCGTCGTTAAAAGCATCATTCATGAAGATTCCGTCGCTGGATAAATAGATGATATGGTCAACAATGAGATTTAATAATATGGGTGCTGCAATATGGAAGATGATGCTTCATGCGACATTATGGAAGGTATGGAAAGAACAGTACAATAGGATTTTTTTTCCTGATAAGTCCCAATCTCCTCATGCGCTGGCTTGTACTATTTAAGCATCAATCTTCTCTTGGGTGAGGACTTTTAACCCTAAGTATGAAGTCCCTTTTAGCAGTTGGATGTCCAGTTGGGATAATCTATTTTTATGGAAGCCACCTTGAATTTGGTTGCTTGTGTGATGAGTCCAATTTGTTTCTAAGCTTTTCCCAGGCTTAGAACCATCTGTAATTTGTAATCTTTGTacaatttgttttttatttaatgaATCAcctatttcacaaaaaaaaaaaaaagatgatgaagGTTCCGGTAAAGATTTCGTCGTCGGAGCTGATAATGATGAAGTTTTCATCGTTGAAAAACATCCCAAGTgatcttaaa
Coding sequences within:
- the LOC113273666 gene encoding uncharacterized protein LOC113273666 — its product is MTQDEYEEHCMAKSKLVIASNVGTVENEDGFIHVENDAESLEEAEDQRITKRSRNQVIQDNGSNPSIEGPILANHGGTSNDDATQNTYAEQIDEVEMDTREIFVADTKIESMKNQRSLPTEETGRDALQNAMQE